Within Lolium rigidum isolate FL_2022 chromosome 5, APGP_CSIRO_Lrig_0.1, whole genome shotgun sequence, the genomic segment GTATCTACACATATGGACCAAAGATGATTTCCCTGTGATCCACAACCAAATCAGTATAATAAAGCATCAAACAACACACAGAATAGCAAGCAAGAAATAATCACCACATGTCAACATCCACGATTCGAATTTGTACATAAGCAAAAAATGATTGGTCTACATTAGCTCCAAGCCACTGTTGATTCTCACGTCAGCATGTCTGAGATATTATATGAAAGTTTTTATTTAAAGTAGGAAAAGTATGCTATATCCATGAAGTTACATAACTCGATTGTCCCCACCAAGTGATTGAGTGCTACAGTGAACTTTGTCAAGTACGTGAGATCCCTTAGGGAAGATGGAAGCAATCTACTAACATATCATTAACCTCCTGTCACAACTTTGTTGCTCCCAGATACGACATGGTTTCTCCCGGATACGGTATTGTTGCTCCCAGATACCGTATTGTGACTTCCAGATACTTTATGGAAGCTCCCGGACACATTATTGTCGTCCCCAGATACAGAATTGTTGTTGTCAGTTACAATATGGCTTCTACCAGACACGACATGGTTGCTACCAGTTAAGACATTGTCACTTCCCGTTACCACGGTGTTGAAGCTCCCAGACACAGTATTATTGTTTCCCGATATGACAGTGTTGTCATTCCCAGAAACTACATTGTTTCGCCCAGATAAGACCAGGTTGTTGGTCCCAGATATTGTATTTGGTTGTATGGCGAGAGTTCTTCTGTTATGCTTCACATCCAATGGCATGCTAGTGAAAGCCATACCTAGTAAATGACCTGTGGTGGTGAGGCCCTTGAGCCGTATCTGCAAACGGTTGGGCAGCTCGCCAACCAATGAATTATGTGAGAGATCCAAGTAGAGAAGGTGGTCAAGCTCACCAATCCACAATGGGATGGTGCCGACCAGTCTGTTGTTGGCAAGATTGAGTGACTCCAGCTGCGTGAGGCCGGCCAAGGATGCTCCTGTAATGGTCCCCGCAAGGCCACGCCTAGGGAGCCACAACATGGTGATGCGGCCGCTCGCGCCATGGCAGCCAACACCTTCCCAGACGCAGCACGAGGTGCCGGACCACGCGGTGCGAAGGAGGACGCCTCCGCCACCAACGTTCTTGGCAAAGCCCCGCAGGGCACGGAGGTCATCGGGGTGGCAACTCGACGTTGCCGCGCACGCCGCTGGCAAGAGGAACCCCAAGAAGAGCAGCAAAAGCCCCATGGATTCAGCTAGCTGTGGTATGCAAGAAACCTATTTTAGAATGCAAGTAAGTGTTGTTAGCAAAAACTGCTTGGGTGGTATATCCTATCttatagtgtgtgtgtgtgtttgtaagCATGCCTTGCAAGTGATTCAGTCCTAGTCCGTCCGTGGCCTCCCAATTCAAACTTGGTTTTTGGTGTTGTGTGTCGACAGAAACTGGTGGGTGGCATGGACTCAATTCAAACTTGTTCTAGATAGCTAGCCTCCTCCATCATTGCTTGTGGTCAACTAGCTACCGTATGTAGGATCGGAGCTGAGCTGGAGAGGTAACTAGATAAGAGAGGAGATTGCCGTATGCAAGCACATTATAAGAGAGAAACAGGGAGTCACAAAATATCCAAGGAAGATTTTATTCAAAAGAACAACACGTATAATAATTACTAGGACTACTAGATACTACTAGTATATGGTGTGGATGGCATGGAATGCAAGGACAAATGAATCTATATGTAGACAATCATGTGGTCTACCAACATGCAAAATTGCAACTCAAAATACCTTATATTTGAGGCTGTGCAAATTTTGATACCTATAATAGTGAACAGTACAAACCCAAATCtggcagattttgtcatttttgtgctaCCTCGAATGTATGGTATATCATGTTACACAGTGGTAGAAATCAACATTGCCTacatgttgtattgtgatccaaattcatatactaaagggaggctaacttctgacgagcggagcgaggcccgtcgccggaggcttgggccgaagcgtatatATACGGTactgatcgttggcaccgcctatatatacatcttgtaagccgccggctagggtttatcagattataagataacccacggcgtttgtaaacacctcccgatatagtgaagtttctgtcggccggcgcccgtggttttttccccttctttgttggaaggggttttccacgttaaatcttgtgtcccctgcgtgtgttcttgtttcgttcttcgttatttgcttgtcgcttttataacactaCAGCTagtttttccagaattttttaaACTTAGaatattatttttaaaatttccaaaaaCATGGGCTATGTGTAGCTCATCCTACAAAAGTCCACTCGTCCTTGTAGGTCGAGCTACGTTTCTGATTTCCGAGGACTACTATGCATTTTCTTAATAATAATTAAACATAAACTTATTACAACATCTGATCTAAAGTATTTGTCGCAGGTTCATGAACCTAAACTGCAACCATTAATTTGGATTGAAGGAGTACTGTTTTCTTGGATTGTAGTGAGGCTACGAAACAACATAAGGTCAACATCATGGAGGAACTTATTCATTGCAACATAACTGTAAGGTAATGAGGAAGCACTTCAGTACAAATTCGAGATGGCCCTCTAATATAACTTCGGCGGGAAGGTGATGTGAGAGTTTTGGTGGCAAATGCGGAGTAAACAAAATATCTCGATTGATATTTAGGCATGTGTACAAGCAAGAAAAATTTAACATGTTGAACAGTGGAAGAAGAGGCTTCTACCGAAAATGAATGAATGATACTCTTCCTGAATAAGACAGAAAAATATAGGAGAGAGAGTGTGTAAGCAGTACGGTACAAGAAAATAACAAATTACGATCATAGTTGAAACACACGCACATGCATGGAGGTTGAAAGACATCATTATTGTTCCTCTCCAGCTCTCTTTAAAAaatattcttcttcttcctcctccttagaGTTGAGACTTGAGAGGGTCTTCTTCAGCACAAGCAGATTGACAGTGTACTTGGCATCCTAGTTTTTTGGGTATTTCCTCTTTTTTTTGACAACTTTTACCGTAGGGGAAAACTCCTACGGTGTAATTTTATATATTAAGACATAAGATGACACTGTACACAGCTTTAAGCTCAAAGAAAGAACTACATCAGGGGGGAAGAAATGGAAAAACAACATGAGAGAAGCACTATGTAAAGGTATCAAGCAGCCAGCCAATGAGGGGTTGAACCAGAGCTGCATTCACTTTGAATTGGTGAAGCATCAGATCACTTTTGAATCCTACCGTCCATCTTCCAAAAGAGCAAGGCTTTCCTTGGAAAACTATGTCATTTCTCACCTTCCAGATGTTCCATGTTGCACAAGCCATAACCTCAATAAAACATGGACCGCCAAAACCTAGCTTTGCCATCATAATACGTGAAGATATAGGTTCAGTCATACCCCAGCTAATACCGATAGTCTCCCAACAGAGTTTGGCAAACGAGCATTCAAAAAACAAATGATCCCTGGTTTCAGTGTGGTGCAAGCTGCACAACACACACTCTTCTCCAGGATCTAGATGCCAATTTTTTCTAACCATCAGGTCACGTGTATTCAAACGGTCGTGAAAAGGTAACCAAGTGAACACTTTTAGCTTAGGGAGCAGCTTATATTTCCACATAGCCTTGAGAGCAGGACTACACGGTAACTGAGCAAAGAGGAAATTGTAATATTTTGATGCAGCATAGCTGGAGCTCCCCCAAGGGAAGATCCTCTGATCATTGGCATTGTGTATCACCGGGGAATCAACTAGCAGCTGAGAGACGGCATGGAGCTCATTCTTTCTTTCTAAATATGTCACATGGTTAatatatattaaaaaaattacatattaaTCTTGCATATGCAATTCATTCCAAAGAGAAATTCCCTTAACTAAAGCGCATAAGCTTCTAATAACATTACAATTTTTACGGATAACATCAATACCGGACACTTGGTAATTTGCATACTTCTTTCATTAGCTATGCCCTCTCCAAATGGGAGTTTAGAGCACTGCAATGGACAGACATATATAAGACCAAGGTGCACACATATTAGAAGGCTAACAGAAATGGTACCAAATGTAATATCATCTTGTTTGATAGGTCGATGGTTCTGAACTGAACATGAACATGAACAAAAGAAGTGTCTATATAGACCATTTTTTTTCTCTCTAGAGGACAATACTACAAAGCCATGGCAAAACGTATCCATCTGGAGTTGTATAAAATTTTACTGAGGTTTGGAGGGAACCCGCTAATAGGTGCCGGAGGATGTTGATCAGTACACACGGCAAGGCACTCCTGGCCGCCACTGACCATTGCAATACCATGTTCACAGAATGCCCTGCTACACCACACCTCTGAACATCATCGCGCGTGCCGTTGCCAGACAATTGTGTACTAATATCAGTACCtattgttgagtaacatattgtactaGGTAGAGGTCCTCGTGTTttgtcagggttgtacctgtaattgtatatGTGTCctcctatatatacatgagctGCCGGCCCTATTGGtactgtgcaatctccaatacctttctacatggtatcagaggccctccggccctgacctagccgccgcccccttcccctagggcgccgccggccccctcccctctctacccctagccgccgcccctctcctccttgGGCGCTGCCGGCCCTCAtccttccaaccctagccgccgccccaccccacccccggcgccgccggcctccaccgcttccgcctcccaccaccaccacagcttccgccatggccggtttctcctcctccggctccgaccccttcaactcctcccgctccggtagcagcaaccccttcgccggcccctccgtcgccgtcatccgcgacatccccatcgccgagcgcgtgctggtgaagctctccaccaccactgccaacttcttcccgtggaagacaTACTACGGGCTGATCTTCCGCGAGTATGATATCCtcgatcacgtcgacggcaccatcgacctcctcgccatgccgcacgaccccgGGTGGCTCGCGATCGATGCCACCGtcatccgctggttctaccagaccgtctccaacgacatcttccgcaccgtcgtccgcgacggcgactccgcccacacggtctGGGCCAAGATCACCggtctcttcaccgacaacaaaatccagtgggtcaccttcctccagcaggagttcttcggcacccaccagAACGACCTGTCTCTCGACGAGtacgccctcaagctgaagagcctctccgacgagctccgcgacttggagttcccgatcgatgacaagatcatgctctccaccctgtTGGCGGGCCTCAGcgaggatctcagcaacgccgcctccaacctcacgctcctcaccacgcccaccttcgAGCAGGCTGTGGCCTACCTacgcctcgaggagcgccgcctcaagcatctccgggctcgggcggcccaTACCGCCTTTGTCGCCGGCTTCTCCCGCGGTGCCCAGGCTCCCGCGCCTCGCCCCACAGGACCGCCTCCGGGTTTCCCCGcagccggtcaccaggccggtcagaccggcccctggaccggccagtccggtcaccaggccggccagaccgggccgtggaccggcccgGTCGGCGCACCGGCCGGTCAAACCGGCCCTTGGACCGGGCAGGCGGCCACTTCTGGCGATGGTCGCCGCGGacgtcgtcgccgtggcggtggtGGCAACGGCGCTGGCAATGGTGGCGCCAACGCCACCGCCCCCGCGCCTCGTCAACCTcagtacaccgcccctccgccatggacCGCTGGTCACAATCCATGGACTGGGTCGTTCATGCCTACTCCATGCCCATGCCGCGCGCCCCCTACCCGGGCATCATGGGGCCGCGTCCGGGCACCCACCAGGCCTTCTACGTGGCGCCCCAGCCCACCCCGGCCTACGCCGCCCCCTCGAGCTCGACCTCGTGGGACCCTGCGCTCCTGACCGCCCTCCAGTGCGTCCCCTCCACTGGGacgtatggtggcggtggcgactggttcatggacaccggcgcctccgcgcatatggctgcgcaccccggtaacctctcattttctacacccgcttccacttcctctcgcatcatcgttggcaacggtcatgctcttccCATTACTCACACCGGTTCCGTCTCTTTTCCCTCCActtccactcctctctctctaaaTAACGTTCTTGTTTCTCCTAACTTGATTAAAAATCTTGTTTCCGTTAAGTCCTTCTGTCGTGATAATCCTgtgactgtggaatttgacgcctttggtttttctgtcaaggatggtcgtactcggatgctcctccaccgatgtgacagccccggcgaTCTGTACCCTGTTGGTtcggccgccaccgccaccggcagtccactcgccctctccgccggcATCGACCACTGGCACGCCCGCCTCggccatcctagctccgccactctgcgttaaataatgcaaggcttctcctttacttgtaataaaacggatgcccactcttgtgaagcatgtcgtctaggcaaacatgttcgcctcccatttagttcctcctccacagtcgcgtcttttacgtttcaacttattcatagtgatgtttggaccccgcctgtcccgagtaattctggttataattattatctagtgattcttgatgattactcgcattttgtatggacttttcccTTTCGTCGTAAATCCTATGTTGCCGccaccctcaccgccttcttcgccttTGTTTCCGctcagttcggtcgccccatccacgccttacaaaccgacaacagcaaggagttcgacaacatcaccattcgctcacttctcgccgcccatggcgccgtcttccgcctcacgtgtccatacaccTCTCCACAGAACGGTcgtgccgaacggatgcttcgtaccctcaacgactgcgtccgcacccttctgttccaTGCATACATGCCCCCACGATTCTGGCCGGATGCTCTTGCCACGGCGACTCAcctcgtcaacatccgcccgtgtcgtgtgcgttggtcaTACACGCCGCATCACCTACTCTACGGTGCGCCGCCCTCCTATGATGACCTTCGCATCTTCGGCTGCCGGTGTTAtcctaacactgctgccaccgccgcacataagcttgcgccgcgctctctcccttgtgtgttt encodes:
- the LOC124654105 gene encoding receptor-like protein 12 gives rise to the protein MGLLLLFLGFLLPAACAATSSCHPDDLRALRGFAKNVGGGGVLLRTAWSGTSCCVWEGVGCHGASGRITMLWLPRRGLAGTITGASLAGLTQLESLNLANNRLVGTIPLWIGELDHLLYLDLSHNSLVGELPNRLQIRLKGLTTTGHLLGMAFTSMPLDVKHNRRTLAIQPNTISGTNNLVLSGRNNVVSGNDNTVISGNNNTVSGSFNTVVTGSDNVLTGSNHVVSGRSHIVTDNNNSVSGDDNNVSGSFHKVSGSHNTVSGSNNTVSGRNHVVSGSNKVVTGG